In bacterium (Candidatus Blackallbacteria) CG13_big_fil_rev_8_21_14_2_50_49_14, a genomic segment contains:
- a CDS encoding type IV pili twitching motility protein PilT — MAKIDSLFKVLVEKGGSDLHISPNNPPLIRVSGDLIPIMNQKLTEDQIRPLLYEIMDDFGRKQFEETNDLDFAYSVDELGSRFRANIFMERKGLGAVFRVIPTKILSAEELGLPKVLTEYFCHLHKGLVLVTGATGSGKSTTLAAMVDYINKNRSDHILTVEDPIEFVHNSQKSLVNQREVGKNTKTFASALKAALREDPDVILVGEMRDLETIELAITAAETGHLVFGTLHASSAPKTIDRLIDAFPTEAQEQIRAMLGDSLKGVVAQQLLKKKGGGRVSVQEILVGTPAVANLLREGKTFQIPSIMQTGRKDGQMTMDQAIEEKLKADLVTPEEAYLKSHDKSRFKHLLPKDAQVE, encoded by the coding sequence ATGGCAAAAATTGACAGTCTTTTCAAAGTATTGGTAGAAAAAGGCGGTTCGGATCTTCATATTTCACCCAACAATCCCCCATTGATTCGTGTCAGTGGTGATTTGATTCCCATCATGAATCAAAAGCTGACCGAAGACCAAATTCGCCCCCTGCTCTATGAAATCATGGATGATTTCGGCCGCAAACAATTTGAAGAAACCAATGATTTGGACTTTGCCTACAGTGTTGATGAATTAGGCTCCCGCTTTCGTGCCAATATTTTTATGGAACGCAAAGGCCTGGGTGCCGTTTTTCGTGTGATTCCCACCAAAATTCTCAGTGCAGAAGAATTGGGCTTGCCCAAGGTCCTGACCGAGTATTTCTGTCATCTGCACAAGGGCCTGGTTCTGGTCACGGGTGCGACAGGCTCCGGTAAATCAACCACCTTGGCCGCCATGGTCGATTATATTAATAAAAATCGCTCCGATCATATTTTAACCGTTGAAGACCCAATTGAGTTTGTGCACAACAGCCAAAAAAGTCTGGTGAATCAGCGTGAAGTCGGCAAAAACACAAAAACCTTTGCTTCAGCGCTCAAGGCGGCTCTGCGTGAAGATCCCGATGTTATTCTGGTCGGTGAAATGCGTGACTTGGAAACAATTGAATTGGCCATTACCGCAGCAGAGACAGGTCACTTGGTTTTCGGCACCTTGCACGCCTCTTCCGCTCCCAAAACCATCGACCGTCTGATCGACGCTTTTCCCACAGAAGCCCAGGAACAAATCCGTGCGATGTTGGGAGACAGTCTCAAGGGAGTCGTTGCTCAGCAGCTGCTGAAAAAGAAAGGCGGAGGCCGTGTCAGCGTTCAGGAAATCCTGGTGGGAACCCCCGCTGTCGCCAACCTGCTGCGTGAAGGCAAAACCTTCCAAATACCTTCAATTATGCAAACCGGCCGCAAAGATGGTCAAATGACCATGGACCAAGCCATCGAGGAGAAACTCAAGGCAGATCTGGTTACACCAGAAGAAGCCTATCTCAAGTCTCATGACAAGAGCCGCTTTAAACACCTGCTGCCCAAAGACGCGCAGGTCGAATAA
- a CDS encoding NUDIX hydrolase: MGEFFCECKVRTGAIDILEYQHPAVTVDIVLFTIMQEDLKVLLVQRNMEPFQGYWSLPGGFVQMAESLEDAALHKLKEKTNVDDVYLEQLYTFGEIDRDPRARVITITYYALVSSEKFTLRPSEAVSEVRWHSVYQLPSLAFDHLRIIDLALQRLRNKLGYTTLGLQLLPDKFTLPELCRVYEIILNKQIDKRNFRKKIAFLDILEDTEETTQEFSKKPAKLYRFKQNENLEIQLNNKNVFDPKIPRSLTGV, from the coding sequence ATGGGTGAATTTTTTTGTGAATGCAAAGTGAGGACTGGAGCTATCGACATCCTGGAGTACCAACATCCGGCTGTTACCGTAGATATTGTTCTTTTTACAATTATGCAGGAAGATCTGAAAGTCTTATTGGTTCAGCGCAATATGGAGCCTTTTCAGGGCTATTGGTCTCTTCCGGGGGGCTTTGTGCAAATGGCTGAGAGTCTGGAAGACGCAGCATTGCATAAGCTCAAGGAAAAAACCAATGTGGATGATGTTTATCTTGAACAGCTCTATACCTTTGGCGAAATTGACCGTGATCCACGGGCCCGGGTGATTACGATTACCTATTATGCTTTGGTCAGCTCTGAAAAATTTACCCTGCGCCCTTCTGAGGCAGTCAGTGAAGTGCGCTGGCACTCAGTTTATCAGCTGCCATCACTGGCTTTTGACCATTTGCGGATTATTGATCTTGCTCTGCAGCGCTTACGCAATAAGTTGGGGTATACCACTTTGGGGCTGCAGCTTTTGCCCGACAAGTTTACGTTGCCGGAACTGTGCCGGGTCTATGAAATTATTTTAAATAAACAAATAGACAAACGGAATTTCCGTAAAAAAATTGCGTTTTTGGATATCCTTGAGGATACAGAAGAAACTACCCAGGAATTTTCAAAAAAACCCGCCAAACTCTATCGCTTTAAGCAAAATGAGAACCTGGAAATTCAACTGAACAATAAAAATGTATTCGATCCTAAAATTCCCCGCAGTTTGACTGGGGTTTAA